One genomic region from Cardiocondyla obscurior isolate alpha-2009 linkage group LG01, Cobs3.1, whole genome shotgun sequence encodes:
- the LOC139108201 gene encoding uncharacterized protein has protein sequence MNWKNRLYRVEEDAHDDDGDDNEDHNDEDYNDHVEVLNGRLAETTLFAKTQKKLLTKPKDGRGGARSSEIFANLTHNLVSLGFHFLPPFLPPLKMRFEFCCRYRTTVAAVDTTAVPSPRLPRRAYRERRRSYLENRRGIENRP, from the exons ATGAACTGGAAGAATAGGCTGTACCGAGTGGAAGAGGATGCCCACGACGACGATGGCGACGACAATGAAGACCATAACGATGAAGACTATAACGATCACGTGGAGGTCTTGAACGGCAGACTTGCAGAGACGACGCTTTTTGCAAAG ACGCAAAAAAAGCTACTGACGAAACCGAAAGATGGACGGGGAGGCGCGAGGTCGAGCGAGATTTTTGCAAATCTCACCCACAACCTCGTCTCCCTCGGTTTTCATTTTCTCCCTCCTTTCCTTCCCCCCTTGAAAATGCGCTTTGAATTCTGCTGTCGCTATCGGACTACCGTTGCTGCCGTTGATACTACTGCTGTTCCGTCGCCCCGGCTTCCTCGACGAGCATACCGAGAGCGTCGACGTAGCTACCTCGAAAACCGACGAGGTATCGAGAATCGACCGTAG